The Rhizobiaceae bacterium genome contains the following window.
ATAGCCATTCCAGCCCTCGGCTTCTGATGTCGATACGGCAGGATGATAGTGGATTGACGAGCCAAAGCCAGGTAGTTCTTCCAGCATGTCGCTTCCGCAGATGTCGCGAGCGGTACGGCCGCCAAAAAAGAAGTCGAGACGACGGCCTCCAAGAGCTTGCGCCGCTGCCCGCGCGATAGAGATCATCGGCGACAATCCCGACCCTCCCGCGAGGCAGATTATATCGCGGTGAGAATCTTCCTGCAGATAGGCCATACCGTACGGACCATCCAACACAATCCGATCCTTGAGTTCGATAGCTTCAAATAGTCTGTTCGTCGCCTGGCCTCCGGGGACACGGCGGATCAGAAATTGCCACTCTCCATCGCAACCGGTATTGGACATGGAATAAGCGCGGCTGCCCTGAACACCCGGAATTTCCAGCAATGCATATTGGCCGGGGAGGAAAGTGGATGATCCGTCGAGCGGCCGAAACCGGAACTGACGAATATCGTGGGTTATGTCGCAAGTACCAACGAGTTCAACAGCATGCCGGGCCGGCGGAATCTTGCTCTTATATCGAGGCATGAGCCGCACCTTGATGGTGCAGTCGTTCAGAGGCCTCGCCTGGCATCCGAGCCGGCGTCCCCGGTCGCGATCCCGCTCGGTGAGGCCCGGAGGATCAGCGCGAAGGTGTTCAATTTCGCCCTCGACCAGTTCGAAGCGGCAGTTGCCGCACGACCCCACATTGCATTCATAAGGAAATCCGAGGCCAGCTCGTAGTGCGGAACGCATCAATGTATCATCATCCGCGCAGGTCCACTTTGTATCAGTGCCCTGCAATGCAATTACCGGCATCAAATTCCCTTCCGCTTCGCCTTTGGAAGCCTTCAGCGTCGGCCGTAACCAAGACGAAACGAGATCGCTTCGGCGGCATCCATAAGCGGCTGAGAGTAGCTTTCCAGAATTTCCTTCGAGAGTCTTTGCGATGGCCCGGCGATACCCACCGAACCGATGACCGCACCATCAGGACCATGCACCGGCGCGGCGATCGCGCGAATTCCGGGCTCGCTCTCCTCGTCCTCGATCGCGTAGCCGCGCTCGCGCACCTCAGAGAGAATTCGGCGCAGTTGCTTGGGGTCAGTTACAGTTTTGGGGGTACGCCGTACCAAAGGTCCCGCCAGCAGTTTCTCGATTGTTTCTTCCGGTGCAAACGCGAAGATGCCTCTCCCTACGGCGGTGCAATGCGCCGGGCGTCTCACGCCGATGTCAGATTTCATCGAGAGGGCTTGTGGACTCTGTAAGTTGTAGACGTACATGATCTCCATATCGGACGGGATACCGAGCAAAAGCGTCTCACCGGTCAGTTTGCGCAGATCAAACAGATAAGGTCGCGCTTCCGTCGAAAGATCCATGCGGCGACGAACCAACGTACCCAATCCGAAAAGAGCCACACCAAGGCGATAGCGCTCCGTTTCCGGGTTCTGCTCGAGCAGACCTTCGGCAACCAACGTCGTTGCCAACCTGTGCACGGTACTCTTGGCTATCTTGAGTTTCTGGGCCAGAGCACTCACCCCGATCTCCGCCTCATCCTCGGAGAACGCCTTCAAAACCCTAATCGCCGTTGTTACCGAAGATAAGCGGTTTCGGTCGGCCTTGGCCGGCTTTTCGATAATTTCCTTCGTCGCAATTTTTTTCTTGTTCATTCCGATCATGATGTACTTTGCCCGCATGCGTGGAGATAACGCATCGTCCATAGCATAGCTGTTGCGACAGCGCACGCGGGCTGGGTACGTGAAGGAATACCCGAGAAAATGGCGGCTTTTCAGACCGGAGTTCAAGGATATTCCGAACCGGCAATCGACACGACCGCGGTTCTTCCGCCGTCGATCGGCAGTTTCCTCCGAAGGCAAAAACAATCGTGTCTTCGACCCCGCAGGAACACGTTCAGCAACGTTTTCCATTGGTTCCACTTTTCACCGTCGGAATCGAACTCACACAGTCGTTGGAGCCTTGCCCGGGATCACGGAAAGCGCCTCTTCCGCCAAATCGATGTAGGCCTTGTCGACAGGAAGAACCATGGATGCGGAGCGCACCCTGTGGTGAATTGGATCAACCCCGGGCGGCGTAGTTGCCTTGTCACGCAAGGCCCGCGCAGCCTTCATCAGCCGGTGCCGGGCCATAATGATTCCATTGTCGGTGGATACCAGATTTTCTTTGGTCCGATCGACGATCGGGCCCATGCTTTCCTGGAGCGACGCGTCCTGCATGGCTATGCCTTCAACTCCGGAATAGCTGACGCCCAGACGCTGCGCCTCGCGATCCATGAGATAGTCGTTATCCTTGTTGGCTCGAGGGCGATAATTTGAACCCGTCTCGTAGGCGACGTGGATGCCTTTGCCATCTTTCATCGCCTGCCGCTCTTCCGGTGTCAGGGCCCGGACAGGATGGTAGTCAAAGCTCCACGCCCAGCAATTGTGGTCGTCAATGGGTATCCAGAAGTGCCCGTGAACCGGATGATCGCCGCGCGGTGGCACCATCGTGAAGGAAGGCATTACCCACGGCGTCACACGCCAATAATAATGGCCTTCCTCAGCATTGCGCCGGGCACCAATGAACAACCCGCCGGGCATTTCCGAAACTTCAAAGAAAGGCTTCTGATCGTTCAGATTGTATTTGTTTCCTTGAGCGCCCCTAAAGAGAGGGTCGCTGTTGAGATTTCCGCTGTGCAGCCATGATACGTGACTGGAATCGATGCCGCCTTCCATCGCTTGAAGCCAATTGCACTCTTGCCAACGCTTCGAGGTAAACGTCTGCTCGGATGGCACTGAGGCGAAT
Protein-coding sequences here:
- a CDS encoding 2Fe-2S iron-sulfur cluster-binding protein, with protein sequence MPVIALQGTDTKWTCADDDTLMRSALRAGLGFPYECNVGSCGNCRFELVEGEIEHLRADPPGLTERDRDRGRRLGCQARPLNDCTIKVRLMPRYKSKIPPARHAVELVGTCDITHDIRQFRFRPLDGSSTFLPGQYALLEIPGVQGSRAYSMSNTGCDGEWQFLIRRVPGGQATNRLFEAIELKDRIVLDGPYGMAYLQEDSHRDIICLAGGSGLSPMISIARAAAQALGGRRLDFFFGGRTARDICGSDMLEELPGFGSSIHYHPAVSTSEAEGWNGYRGFVHVVAANLVGQRLPDCEIYFAGPPAMAEAVQKMLVERKVPAEQMHFDQFF
- a CDS encoding IclR family transcriptional regulator, coding for MENVAERVPAGSKTRLFLPSEETADRRRKNRGRVDCRFGISLNSGLKSRHFLGYSFTYPARVRCRNSYAMDDALSPRMRAKYIMIGMNKKKIATKEIIEKPAKADRNRLSSVTTAIRVLKAFSEDEAEIGVSALAQKLKIAKSTVHRLATTLVAEGLLEQNPETERYRLGVALFGLGTLVRRRMDLSTEARPYLFDLRKLTGETLLLGIPSDMEIMYVYNLQSPQALSMKSDIGVRRPAHCTAVGRGIFAFAPEETIEKLLAGPLVRRTPKTVTDPKQLRRILSEVRERGYAIEDEESEPGIRAIAAPVHGPDGAVIGSVGIAGPSQRLSKEILESYSQPLMDAAEAISFRLGYGRR
- a CDS encoding aromatic ring-hydroxylating dioxygenase subunit alpha, with the translated sequence MLAEELPNNDCPPVRVKLLGERLLAFRDSEGHYGLIDEFCAHRGVSLWFGRNEKGGLRCPYHGWKYDRTGQCVEVPSEPKESGYCDRIKLKSYPLIKIGDLLWTYMGPAEKQPSYPEWEFASVPSEQTFTSKRWQECNWLQAMEGGIDSSHVSWLHSGNLNSDPLFRGAQGNKYNLNDQKPFFEVSEMPGGLFIGARRNAEEGHYYWRVTPWVMPSFTMVPPRGDHPVHGHFWIPIDDHNCWAWSFDYHPVRALTPEERQAMKDGKGIHVAYETGSNYRPRANKDNDYLMDREAQRLGVSYSGVEGIAMQDASLQESMGPIVDRTKENLVSTDNGIIMARHRLMKAARALRDKATTPPGVDPIHHRVRSASMVLPVDKAYIDLAEEALSVIPGKAPTTV